From the genome of Syntrophorhabdales bacterium, one region includes:
- a CDS encoding thiolase family protein → MFKFTKAYIPYGGYYSTPFCRWQGSMQYDNCCFLGPNTARRWFLEKKIDPTIIDYLYFGTTVAQHHWFYSHQMAGSIITDDKKFVPGLFIHQACSSSTTILNLAAQNIELGAYEVGYGLMSDRCSNGPHTTWPNPLGPGGEPEHENWNMDNFNGNPRVPFAMVETADNVAREAGITKEECDAVVLRRYQQYQAAIANDRAFQKRYMFGALCTVNKKQTKLVDQDEGWTPTTAEGLAKLKPVRPNGVHSFGAQTFPADGNCGIIITTRDKARELSADPKLEIQIISYGFARVKPAFMPAAPVPAAEMALASAGLKIADMKAVKSHNPFATNDLNFAKKMGFNVMEMCNYGSSLIYGHPQGPTAGRAIIEMIEELAILGGGYGLFTGCAAGDTAAALIVKVG, encoded by the coding sequence CGAGAAGATGGTTTCTGGAGAAGAAGATCGACCCAACCATTATCGACTATCTCTACTTCGGTACCACCGTTGCACAGCACCACTGGTTCTACTCACACCAGATGGCAGGCTCCATAATCACGGACGATAAAAAATTCGTGCCCGGTCTTTTCATTCACCAGGCCTGCTCGAGTTCCACGACGATACTGAACCTTGCCGCGCAGAACATAGAGCTGGGCGCCTACGAGGTGGGTTACGGCCTGATGAGCGACCGTTGCTCCAACGGACCCCACACCACATGGCCCAACCCTCTTGGACCGGGAGGCGAGCCGGAGCATGAAAACTGGAATATGGACAACTTCAATGGAAACCCCCGCGTTCCCTTCGCTATGGTGGAAACAGCAGACAACGTTGCGAGGGAGGCTGGTATCACCAAGGAGGAGTGTGATGCAGTGGTGCTACGACGCTACCAGCAGTATCAGGCAGCGATAGCTAACGACAGGGCTTTTCAGAAGCGGTACATGTTCGGTGCGCTCTGCACGGTTAACAAGAAGCAAACCAAGCTGGTCGATCAGGACGAAGGCTGGACACCGACCACGGCAGAAGGTCTCGCCAAGCTGAAGCCGGTCCGCCCGAACGGCGTCCACAGTTTTGGCGCTCAAACGTTCCCCGCCGACGGCAATTGCGGCATCATCATCACTACCAGGGATAAGGCGCGGGAACTGAGCGCCGACCCGAAGCTGGAGATCCAGATCATCTCTTATGGTTTTGCCAGAGTCAAGCCGGCCTTCATGCCCGCTGCCCCCGTGCCTGCCGCCGAAATGGCCCTTGCCTCCGCAGGCTTGAAAATTGCGGATATGAAAGCCGTCAAGAGTCACAACCCCTTTGCCACCAACGATCTCAACTTCGCCAAGAAGATGGGCTTCAACGTTATGGAAATGTGCAATTACGGATCGTCCTTGATCTATGGCCATCCCCAGGGCCCGACCGCGGGCAGGGCCATCATCGAGATGATAGAAGAGCTCGCAATCCTCGGGGGCGGCTATGGGCTCTTCACCGGCTGCGCTGCTGGAGACACTGCCGCAGCCCTCATCGTGAAGGTTGGATAA
- a CDS encoding 3-hydroxyacyl-CoA dehydrogenase NAD-binding domain-containing protein, translating into MEIKTIGVVGAGSMGSGIAQIAAAAGYNVLMMDVEEKFVTRALGGIDKFLAKSVEKGKMTPDAKAALLGRIKTTAKMEDLKDVDYVV; encoded by the coding sequence ATGGAGATCAAGACAATAGGCGTGGTTGGCGCCGGGAGCATGGGATCGGGCATTGCCCAGATCGCGGCTGCGGCAGGATACAACGTGCTCATGATGGATGTCGAGGAGAAGTTCGTCACAAGAGCCCTTGGTGGCATCGACAAGTTCCTCGCCAAATCTGTCGAAAAAGGGAAGATGACCCCTGACGCAAAGGCTGCCCTTCTGGGCCGGATCAAGACCACCGCGAAGATGGAGGACCTGAAGGACGTGGACTATGTTGTTGA